A DNA window from Drosophila pseudoobscura strain MV-25-SWS-2005 chromosome 2, UCI_Dpse_MV25, whole genome shotgun sequence contains the following coding sequences:
- the LOC6896891 gene encoding uncharacterized protein: MNCDKSAKEHQKMELEVMPKPDRMGRHTNKLHWFKNFVIAKIVDKTYASVFLQPIQNPKYYEMIKNPMDIGSIIKRIENRYYRSYAEAVKDFRIMLENCFQFFGPDDPVYLNGMQTANHFLEIMENRPKGPEIRSTTNPRSATLEMECRKVAKKRAAEPEVWQSQCWARLSKLRDLTKKLDMPFAFFLVLKKCDVLETELSQGHFANQKQFTEELQRSFNGFCNSAIQHILTQGLACMDSPETPRSEDPEDNYVNSSVGSCSPDSSSSWDSYKGSPAKSAKSNISSSSFIYGSSSSYSDSSDFSFCSSSNELSGDSSD, from the exons ATG AACTGCGACAAGTCTGCAAAAGAGCACCAAaagatggagctggaggtgaTGCCGAAACCAGACAGAATGGGGCGCCACACCAATAAACTTCATTGGTTTAAGAATTTTGTGATTGCGAAAATTGTGGACAAAACGTACGCATCGGTCTTTTTGCAGCCCATCCAGAATCCGAAATACTATGAGATGATCAAGAATCCGATGGATATTGGCAGTATTATAAAGAGAATCGAAAATCGGTACTACCGGAGTTATGCAGAGGCTGTCAAAGACTTTCGAATTATGTTGGAAAATTGTTTCCAATTCTTCGGACCCGATGACCCGGTGTACCTAAACGGCATGCAAACGGCTAATCATTTCTTGGAGATCATGGAAAATCGGCCCAAGGGACCGGAGATTCGATCCACCACGAATCCCCGTAGCGCCACTCTGGAAATGGAGTGCCGCAAGGTCGCCAAGAAGAGGGCCGCGGAACCGGAAGTATGGCAGAGCCAGTGCTGGGCGCGGTTGAGCAAGCTTCGCGACCTCACCAAGAAACTGGACATGCcatttgctttctttttggtcCTCAAGAAGTGTGACGTTCTGGAAACGGAACTGTCTCAGGGTCACTTTGCGAACCAAAAGCAGTTCACCGAAGAATTACAGCGCAGCTTCAACGGTTTCTGCAACTCAGCCATTCAACACATACTGACCCAGGGGTTAGCGTGCATGGACTCTCCCGAGACGCCACGCTCTGAAGATCCAGAGGACAATTACGTCAATTCTTCGGTTGGCAGCTGCAGCCCAGACTCTAGCTCCAGCTGGGACTCTTACAAAGGATCGCCAGCCAAGAGTGCTAAATCCAATATCTCAAGCTCTAGCTTCATCTACGGCAGCTCCAGCTCATACTCTGACTCTAGCGACTTCTCTTTCTGTTCCTCTAGCAATGAGCTCTCAGGCGACTCCTCGGATTAG